A single genomic interval of Melanotaenia boesemani isolate fMelBoe1 chromosome 4, fMelBoe1.pri, whole genome shotgun sequence harbors:
- the LOC121638831 gene encoding calmodulin-regulated spectrin-associated protein 3-like isoform X3 codes for MVDSPSVTKNFSVPEIKPLDQYDFNRAKICASVRWLLSKSYGSAENVPVELREPLYKDQYEQEHLKPSVLKLLLSPEIYCRAQALLAQAHGVSLPASQESLADNSALLQFLIKKGFTPKVQDSDVTEEDLSNNPIKTKAHLALIDSLMSLAAKETVGCVKMAAEVEQMGTGTPWENALLFWVNRLNQILRESTEEEEPSKSQTSTDLQPVQETCHSNRWYWKLVPIRYRKDKVQSKLTPTFPLVSAVKDLSNGCAIAAVLHYYCPSLLPLEDVCLKDTMSVADSVYNLQLIKEFCESNLQSCCPLAVEDLLYAPPALHLNIMSFMSELLDWFEVKKPDFVKPVQPIDLTDVSGLLDCISPLSGNGNSGSPSYIFKQPFVPITSPVSPENKSWTKKQISRPLSAVTFSIPFGLDSDVDIVMGNPIDSVFRSVSTDNLTTGIPAMTSPAAPAGMTHVPYSPPEDLSHLVSASAPSHRSSWGPYAHAAPLGELPTIEEALQVTHVPGGKDRKKGRAAEKTTRGVLAVRPEPRLRPEGAPAGFFLHCPEEETPQLSSSAPCRSGVLHRPVGGEAADAEKQSRKERSDRNTDMSRDDDSVLRDGSIDSSEASDDTPRKTPGNIRPTYGRQGNHSTNNSPRMTSFAERRDNRRRHPAASGEEPASSPTPVTPGTPQTPSTPAGVSYHQDSPGPKGPEPGSEAWELGARLEEKRKSIEAQKRRIEAIFAKHRQRLGKTAFLQLKREQGEGGVEGAEEDNLTLEERLTHMEEQLKQEEEKEEKEKAKETDKEKMSASNTPRLEKQVTFSIESKKGAEKEKGAEKAGEVVILEYNEVVQKLSEALQSLQKDMQKLTEQQQQLMSNQRPRNTPKTTPKSSPRNNTKTPPKTPPHTPTKTPPRTPTRTPTRTTSKAWMIPAVPSPPSASSPSRRSHVLSSSTSPKSIISSSCPAPRTKIHSSSTPRSPKHNTRSQHQPHPRPSELKFPPLNRVLTPTQNVDTIPHLRRVSPSKCQVQTSSSFRIGGPKTPQESPQPTQQPQPEENTSDTASSETPTQFSLELEQEDEEAVGGLPILPQSRQERRRAAGGSSSGAPSECSFESDTLSLSAAYSAGGEGGRGGGAGKPCSLIEASSSSVGGPEGGSDEPTDEGQEFSSDSMSDQAESATEAARKLTTEPLDPIEQFHLAMEARDLPEQQAEATEEDMTHTETLEPCGGQNAPGARGGIGFFFQGEVHSEGDMAQRRALLLERQQKRTEELKKRRQWHDQEKENRLASTDKRVASPSNTPPAGTTSPSPTPPATPARRGDFTRVEYARRQQLRIMEDLDKVIRQKSANQGRSSLKKTRSRPRSMTREETKLSLSPAKGASGSKLTKVYSHSSLNLAATDESRNNDGASTKKTQSSGLDSPSRLANQNGDNDWESGSNGTSPAPEYTGPKLFKEPSFKSNKFIIHNALSRCCLAGKVNETQKNKIVEEMEKSPANHFLILFRDSSCQFRGVYTMNPDSQELIRLAGVGPRTVSSTQVETIYKYSSDRKQFSAIPSKTMGMSVDAFTIPSHLWQGGGGGAGGGSRRASITKKVAISK; via the exons ATGGTGGACTCTCCCAGCGTCACGAAGAACTTCTCGGTCCCGGAGATCAAACCCCTGGACCAGTACGACTTTAACCGGGCCAAGATCTGCGCCAGCGTTCGATGGCTGCTGTCGAAGTCATACGGCTCCGCAG aaaacGTTCCTGTAGAGCTCCGAGAGCCACTGTACAAGGACCAATATGAACAAGAGCACCTCAAGCCGTCCGTCTTGAAGCTGCTTCTTTCTCCAGAGATCTACTGTCGAGCTCAGGCCCTGCTGGCTCAGGCGCATGGGGTCTCTCTGCCGGCGTCGCAGGAGTCCCTGGCCGACAACTCAGCCCTGCTTCAGTTCCTCATTAAGAAAGGTTTCACCCCAAAGGTCCAGGATTCAGATGTCACAGAAGAGGACCTTAGCAACAACCCCATCAAGACG AAAGCCCATCTCGCTCTCATCGACTCGCTGATGTCACTGGCTGCCAAGGAGACAGTAGGCTGTGTGAAGATGGCAGCGGAGGTGGAGCAGATGGGTACCGGGACTCCATGGGAGAATGCTCTGCTCTTCTGGGTCAACAGG TTGAACCAGATATTGAGAGAaagcacagaagaagaagagcccTCCAAGTCACAGACATCTACAGACCTGCAGCCAGTTCAAGaaacg TGTCATTCCAACCGCTGGTACTGGAAACTAGTCCCC ATCCGCTATAGGAAGGACAAAGTGCAGTCCAAGCTGACTCCTACATTCCCTCTGGTCTCTGCGGTCAAAGATCTGTCTAATGGCTGCGCAATAGCTGCTGTATTGCACTACTACTGCCCCAGCTTGCTGCCTCTAGAGG ATGTGTGTCTGAAGGACACTATGTCGGTGGCTGACAGTGTCTacaacctgcagctcatcaaaGAGTTTTGTGAGAGCAATTTACAGAGCTGCTGCCCCCTCGCAGTGGAGGACCTGCTCTACGCTCCTCCGGCTCTGCAT cTGAACATCATGAGCTTCATGTCTGAGCTGTTGGACTGGTTTGAGGTGAAGAAGCCTGATTTTGTCAAGCCAGTACAACCTATTGACCTAACAG ATGTCTCAGGATTACTCGACTGTATAAGTCCTCTCAGTGGGAACGGCAACAG TGGTTCTCCGTCTTACATCTTCAAACAACCTTTTGTGCCCATCACCTCTCCAGTGTCACCAG aaaacaaaagttggacaaagaaacaaatcag TCGTCCTCTGTCAGCAGTGACTTTCAGCATACCATTTGGCCTGGACAGTGATGTTGACATTGTCATGGGAAACCCAATAGATTCTGTCTTTCGCTCTGTCAGCACTGACAACCTCACCACTGGCATCCCTGCAATGACCTCACCGGCGGCACCAGCAGGGATGACTCATGTCCCGTATAGCCCTCCAGAGGACCTCAGCCACCTGGTCAGCGCTTCAGCCCCATCACATCGGTCTTCTTGGGGTCCTTATGCACATGCAGCACCACTGGGGGAACTGCCGACCATTGAGGAGGCGCTACAGGTGACTCATGTGCCTGGTGGCAAAGATCGGAAGAAGGGAAGAGCAGCTGAGAAAACCACAAGGGGAGTTTTAGCAGTCAGACCGGAGCCCAGGTTGCGCCCCGAGGGAGCACCTGCAGGTTTCTTTCTGCACTGCCCTGAAGAGGAAACCCCCCAGCTCAGCAGCTCTGCTCCCTGTCGTTCAGGAGTCCTCCATCGGCCAGTTGGAGGGGAAGCTGCTGATGCTGAAAAGCAAAGTCGGAAAGAGAGATCAGACCGGAATACTGATATGTCACGCGATGACGACTCTGTTCTACGAGATGGCAGCATTGACTCCTCTGAAGCATCAGATGATACACCCCGAAAAACCCCTGGTAATATTCGGCCCACTTATGGTCGCCAGGGAAACCATAGTACCAACAATAGTCCACGCATGACAAGCTTTGCTGAACGGCGAGACAATCGCAGAAGACATCCTGCTGCTTCTGGAGAAGAGCCAGCTTCTTCTCCAACTCCAGTAACCCCAGGAACTCCACAGACACCCTCCACACCAGCAGGTGTCTCCTATCACCAGGACAGCCCAGGCCCCAAAGGGCCTGAACCAGGctcagaggcctgggagctggGAGCTCGCCTTGAGGAGAAACGCAAAAGCATTGAAGCGCAAAAACGGCGCATTGAAGCCATTTTTGCCAAACACAGACAGAGGCTTGGAAAAACTGCTTTTCTTCAACTGAAAAGAGAGCAAGGGGAAGGAGGAGTAGAGGGAGCGGAGGAAGATAATCTGACCCTGGAGGAGCGTCTCACTCACATGGAGGAACAGCTcaaacaggaggaggagaaagaggaaaaggaaaaagcgAAGGAAACAGACAAAGAGAAGATGTCTGCTTCCAACACTCCTCGGTTAGAGAAACAGGTCACATTCTCAATTGAAAGTAAGAAaggagcagaaaaagaaaaaggtgcagAAAAAGCAGGCGAGGTTGTCATATTGGAATACAACGAAGTGGTGCAGAAACTGAGTGAAGCTCTGCAGTCGTTGCAGAAGGACATGCAGAAACTTacagaacagcagcagcagctcatgaGCAACCAAAGACCCAGAAATACACCCAAGACTACTCCAAAATCTTCTCCAAGAAATAACACCAAAACACCGCCCAAAACACCTCCTCACACCCCAACAAAGACACCACCAAGAACCCCGACACGGACTCCTACCAGGACTACCAGTAAAGCCTGGATGATTCCTGCTGTGCCCAGTCCTCCCTCAGCTTCTTCCCCATCACGCCGCTCTCATGTTCTTTCCTCTTCCACCTCTCCAAAATCTATCATTTCTTCCTCCTGCCCAGCTCCGCGAACTAAAATTCACTCTTCCTCAACTCCACGCAGCCCCAAACACAACACCCGTTCTCAGCATCAACCCCACCCACGGCCCTCCGAGCTCAAGTTCCCTCCGCTCAATCGTGTTTTGACACCAACCCAGAATGTGGACACGATCCCCCATCTCCGACGTGTGTCACCCAGCAAGTGTCAAGTCCAGACCTCCTCTTCTTTCCGCATTGGTGGGCCCAAGACCCCTCAAGAGTCTCCTCAGCCTACCCAGCAACCACAGCCTGAGGAGAATACCTCAGACACAGCCTCGAGTGAGACACCCACCCAGTTCAGTCTGGAGCTGGAGCAAGAGGATGAAGAAGCAGTAGGAGGGCTGCCAATCCTGCCACAATCCCGACAGGAGCGCCGCAGGGCCGCTGGAGGCAGCAGCTCTGGTGCTCCTTCTGAGTGCTCATTTGAGAGTGACACCTTATCCCTGTCTGCTGCGTACAGcgcaggaggagaaggaggaagaggtggaggagcagggaAACCTTGCAGCCTGATTGAGGCGTCGTCATCGTCTGTTGGAGGGCCTGAGGGGGGCAGTGATGAACCAACTGATGAGGGACAAGAGTTTTCCTCTGACTCTATGAGCGACCAAGCAGAATCTGCAACTGAAGCTGCCAGAAAACTCACAACAGAACCCTTGGATCCGATTGAGCAGTTTCATCTGGCTATGGAAGCCAGGGATCTGCCAGAGCAACAAGCTGAAGCCACAGAAGAAGACATGACGCACACTGAGACCCTGGAGCCATGTGGAGGGCAGAATGCACCTGGAGCCAGAGGAGGAATTGGATTCTTCTTTCAG GGGGAGGTACATAGTGAAGGGGACATGGCCCAGCGTAGAGCACTGCTGCTGGAAAGACAACAGAAGAGAacagaggagctgaagaagaggagACAGTGGCATGATCAAGAAAAGGAAAACCG ACTGGCATCTACAGACAAGAGAGTGGCGTCTCCCTCCAACACACCACCTGCAGGCACCACCTCGCCATCCCCCACACCTCCGGCGACTCCAGCTCGCCGTGGTGATTTCACACGAGTGGAGTATGCACGAAGACAACAACTTCGAATTATGGAAGACCTGGACAAAGTCATCAGACAGAAATCAGCCAATCAAGGCCGATCATCCCTTAAAAAAACTCGCTCACGGCCTCGCAGCATGACCAGGGAGGAAACGAAGCTGTCTCTGAGTCCAGCCAAGGGAGCATCTG GCTCTAAGCTGACAAAAGTGTACTCTCACTCCTCACTAAACCTTGCAGCCACCGATGAATCAAGAAACAATGATGGTGCCTCCACAAAGAAAACGCAGAG CAGCGGTCTTGACTCACCGAGCAGACTGGCAAATCAGAACGGAGACAATGACTGGGAGTCTGGTTCCAATGGTACCTCGCCTGCTCCAGAATACACAG gtccAAAGCTCTTCAAAGAACCAAGCTTCAAGTCCAACAAATTCATCATTCACAACGCTCTGTCTCGCTGCTGCCTTGCTGGGAAGGTCAACGAAACTCAAAAAAACAAGATAGTTGAG gAGATGGAGAAAAGTCCTGCCAACCATTTCCTCATTCTCTTCCGTGATTCCAGCTGTCAGTTCAGAGGTGTTTACACCATGAATCCTGACTCTCAGGAGCTCATACGACTGGCCGGTGTGGGACCACGGACTGTTAGCTCCACCCAGGTGGAAACCATCTATAAATACAGTTCAGACAGGAAGCAGTTTAGTGCCATCCCCTCAAAAACCATGGGCATGAGCGTAGATGCCTTCACCATCCCCAGTCACCTCTggcaaggaggaggaggaggagcaggaggagggagCAGGAGAGCAAGCATCACAAAAAAGGTGGCCATTTCCAAGTGA
- the LOC121638831 gene encoding calmodulin-regulated spectrin-associated protein 3-like isoform X6, which yields MENVPVELREPLYKDQYEQEHLKPSVLKLLLSPEIYCRAQALLAQAHGVSLPASQESLADNSALLQFLIKKGFTPKVQDSDVTEEDLSNNPIKTKAHLALIDSLMSLAAKETVGCVKMAAEVEQMGTGTPWENALLFWVNRLNQILRESTEEEEPSKSQTSTDLQPVQETCHSNRWYWKLVPHAIAFCLKESGNKPPVIRYRKDKVQSKLTPTFPLVSAVKDLSNGCAIAAVLHYYCPSLLPLEDVCLKDTMSVADSVYNLQLIKEFCESNLQSCCPLAVEDLLYAPPALHLNIMSFMSELLDWFEVKKPDFVKPVQPIDLTDVSGLLDCISPLSGNGNSGSPSYIFKQPFVPITSPVSPENKSWTKKQISRPLSAVTFSIPFGLDSDVDIVMGNPIDSVFRSVSTDNLTTGIPAMTSPAAPAGMTHVPYSPPEDLSHLVSASAPSHRSSWGPYAHAAPLGELPTIEEALQVTHVPGGKDRKKGRAAEKTTRGVLAVRPEPRLRPEGAPAGFFLHCPEEETPQLSSSAPCRSGVLHRPVGGEAADAEKQSRKERSDRNTDMSRDDDSVLRDGSIDSSEASDDTPRKTPGNIRPTYGRQGNHSTNNSPRMTSFAERRDNRRRHPAASGEEPASSPTPVTPGTPQTPSTPAGVSYHQDSPGPKGPEPGSEAWELGARLEEKRKSIEAQKRRIEAIFAKHRQRLGKTAFLQLKREQGEGGVEGAEEDNLTLEERLTHMEEQLKQEEEKEEKEKAKETDKEKMSASNTPRLEKQVTFSIESKKGAEKEKGAEKAGEVVILEYNEVVQKLSEALQSLQKDMQKLTEQQQQLMSNQRPRNTPKTTPKSSPRNNTKTPPKTPPHTPTKTPPRTPTRTPTRTTSKAWMIPAVPSPPSASSPSRRSHVLSSSTSPKSIISSSCPAPRTKIHSSSTPRSPKHNTRSQHQPHPRPSELKFPPLNRVLTPTQNVDTIPHLRRVSPSKCQVQTSSSFRIGGPKTPQESPQPTQQPQPEENTSDTASSETPTQFSLELEQEDEEAVGGLPILPQSRQERRRAAGGSSSGAPSECSFESDTLSLSAAYSAGGEGGRGGGAGKPCSLIEASSSSVGGPEGGSDEPTDEGQEFSSDSMSDQAESATEAARKLTTEPLDPIEQFHLAMEARDLPEQQAEATEEDMTHTETLEPCGGQNAPGARGGIGFFFQGEVHSEGDMAQRRALLLERQQKRTEELKKRRQWHDQEKENRLASTDKRVASPSNTPPAGTTSPSPTPPATPARRGDFTRVEYARRQQLRIMEDLDKVIRQKSANQGRSSLKKTRSRPRSMTREETKLSLSPAKGASGSKLTKVYSHSSLNLAATDESRNNDGASTKKTQSSGLDSPSRLANQNGDNDWESGSNGTSPAPEYTGPKLFKEPSFKSNKFIIHNALSRCCLAGKVNETQKNKIVEEMEKSPANHFLILFRDSSCQFRGVYTMNPDSQELIRLAGVGPRTVSSTQVETIYKYSSDRKQFSAIPSKTMGMSVDAFTIPSHLWQGGGGGAGGGSRRASITKKVAISK from the exons ATGG aaaacGTTCCTGTAGAGCTCCGAGAGCCACTGTACAAGGACCAATATGAACAAGAGCACCTCAAGCCGTCCGTCTTGAAGCTGCTTCTTTCTCCAGAGATCTACTGTCGAGCTCAGGCCCTGCTGGCTCAGGCGCATGGGGTCTCTCTGCCGGCGTCGCAGGAGTCCCTGGCCGACAACTCAGCCCTGCTTCAGTTCCTCATTAAGAAAGGTTTCACCCCAAAGGTCCAGGATTCAGATGTCACAGAAGAGGACCTTAGCAACAACCCCATCAAGACG AAAGCCCATCTCGCTCTCATCGACTCGCTGATGTCACTGGCTGCCAAGGAGACAGTAGGCTGTGTGAAGATGGCAGCGGAGGTGGAGCAGATGGGTACCGGGACTCCATGGGAGAATGCTCTGCTCTTCTGGGTCAACAGG TTGAACCAGATATTGAGAGAaagcacagaagaagaagagcccTCCAAGTCACAGACATCTACAGACCTGCAGCCAGTTCAAGaaacg TGTCATTCCAACCGCTGGTACTGGAAACTAGTCCCC CATGCTATCGCTTTTTGTTTGAAGGAGTCGGGGAATAAGCCACCAGTG ATCCGCTATAGGAAGGACAAAGTGCAGTCCAAGCTGACTCCTACATTCCCTCTGGTCTCTGCGGTCAAAGATCTGTCTAATGGCTGCGCAATAGCTGCTGTATTGCACTACTACTGCCCCAGCTTGCTGCCTCTAGAGG ATGTGTGTCTGAAGGACACTATGTCGGTGGCTGACAGTGTCTacaacctgcagctcatcaaaGAGTTTTGTGAGAGCAATTTACAGAGCTGCTGCCCCCTCGCAGTGGAGGACCTGCTCTACGCTCCTCCGGCTCTGCAT cTGAACATCATGAGCTTCATGTCTGAGCTGTTGGACTGGTTTGAGGTGAAGAAGCCTGATTTTGTCAAGCCAGTACAACCTATTGACCTAACAG ATGTCTCAGGATTACTCGACTGTATAAGTCCTCTCAGTGGGAACGGCAACAG TGGTTCTCCGTCTTACATCTTCAAACAACCTTTTGTGCCCATCACCTCTCCAGTGTCACCAG aaaacaaaagttggacaaagaaacaaatcag TCGTCCTCTGTCAGCAGTGACTTTCAGCATACCATTTGGCCTGGACAGTGATGTTGACATTGTCATGGGAAACCCAATAGATTCTGTCTTTCGCTCTGTCAGCACTGACAACCTCACCACTGGCATCCCTGCAATGACCTCACCGGCGGCACCAGCAGGGATGACTCATGTCCCGTATAGCCCTCCAGAGGACCTCAGCCACCTGGTCAGCGCTTCAGCCCCATCACATCGGTCTTCTTGGGGTCCTTATGCACATGCAGCACCACTGGGGGAACTGCCGACCATTGAGGAGGCGCTACAGGTGACTCATGTGCCTGGTGGCAAAGATCGGAAGAAGGGAAGAGCAGCTGAGAAAACCACAAGGGGAGTTTTAGCAGTCAGACCGGAGCCCAGGTTGCGCCCCGAGGGAGCACCTGCAGGTTTCTTTCTGCACTGCCCTGAAGAGGAAACCCCCCAGCTCAGCAGCTCTGCTCCCTGTCGTTCAGGAGTCCTCCATCGGCCAGTTGGAGGGGAAGCTGCTGATGCTGAAAAGCAAAGTCGGAAAGAGAGATCAGACCGGAATACTGATATGTCACGCGATGACGACTCTGTTCTACGAGATGGCAGCATTGACTCCTCTGAAGCATCAGATGATACACCCCGAAAAACCCCTGGTAATATTCGGCCCACTTATGGTCGCCAGGGAAACCATAGTACCAACAATAGTCCACGCATGACAAGCTTTGCTGAACGGCGAGACAATCGCAGAAGACATCCTGCTGCTTCTGGAGAAGAGCCAGCTTCTTCTCCAACTCCAGTAACCCCAGGAACTCCACAGACACCCTCCACACCAGCAGGTGTCTCCTATCACCAGGACAGCCCAGGCCCCAAAGGGCCTGAACCAGGctcagaggcctgggagctggGAGCTCGCCTTGAGGAGAAACGCAAAAGCATTGAAGCGCAAAAACGGCGCATTGAAGCCATTTTTGCCAAACACAGACAGAGGCTTGGAAAAACTGCTTTTCTTCAACTGAAAAGAGAGCAAGGGGAAGGAGGAGTAGAGGGAGCGGAGGAAGATAATCTGACCCTGGAGGAGCGTCTCACTCACATGGAGGAACAGCTcaaacaggaggaggagaaagaggaaaaggaaaaagcgAAGGAAACAGACAAAGAGAAGATGTCTGCTTCCAACACTCCTCGGTTAGAGAAACAGGTCACATTCTCAATTGAAAGTAAGAAaggagcagaaaaagaaaaaggtgcagAAAAAGCAGGCGAGGTTGTCATATTGGAATACAACGAAGTGGTGCAGAAACTGAGTGAAGCTCTGCAGTCGTTGCAGAAGGACATGCAGAAACTTacagaacagcagcagcagctcatgaGCAACCAAAGACCCAGAAATACACCCAAGACTACTCCAAAATCTTCTCCAAGAAATAACACCAAAACACCGCCCAAAACACCTCCTCACACCCCAACAAAGACACCACCAAGAACCCCGACACGGACTCCTACCAGGACTACCAGTAAAGCCTGGATGATTCCTGCTGTGCCCAGTCCTCCCTCAGCTTCTTCCCCATCACGCCGCTCTCATGTTCTTTCCTCTTCCACCTCTCCAAAATCTATCATTTCTTCCTCCTGCCCAGCTCCGCGAACTAAAATTCACTCTTCCTCAACTCCACGCAGCCCCAAACACAACACCCGTTCTCAGCATCAACCCCACCCACGGCCCTCCGAGCTCAAGTTCCCTCCGCTCAATCGTGTTTTGACACCAACCCAGAATGTGGACACGATCCCCCATCTCCGACGTGTGTCACCCAGCAAGTGTCAAGTCCAGACCTCCTCTTCTTTCCGCATTGGTGGGCCCAAGACCCCTCAAGAGTCTCCTCAGCCTACCCAGCAACCACAGCCTGAGGAGAATACCTCAGACACAGCCTCGAGTGAGACACCCACCCAGTTCAGTCTGGAGCTGGAGCAAGAGGATGAAGAAGCAGTAGGAGGGCTGCCAATCCTGCCACAATCCCGACAGGAGCGCCGCAGGGCCGCTGGAGGCAGCAGCTCTGGTGCTCCTTCTGAGTGCTCATTTGAGAGTGACACCTTATCCCTGTCTGCTGCGTACAGcgcaggaggagaaggaggaagaggtggaggagcagggaAACCTTGCAGCCTGATTGAGGCGTCGTCATCGTCTGTTGGAGGGCCTGAGGGGGGCAGTGATGAACCAACTGATGAGGGACAAGAGTTTTCCTCTGACTCTATGAGCGACCAAGCAGAATCTGCAACTGAAGCTGCCAGAAAACTCACAACAGAACCCTTGGATCCGATTGAGCAGTTTCATCTGGCTATGGAAGCCAGGGATCTGCCAGAGCAACAAGCTGAAGCCACAGAAGAAGACATGACGCACACTGAGACCCTGGAGCCATGTGGAGGGCAGAATGCACCTGGAGCCAGAGGAGGAATTGGATTCTTCTTTCAG GGGGAGGTACATAGTGAAGGGGACATGGCCCAGCGTAGAGCACTGCTGCTGGAAAGACAACAGAAGAGAacagaggagctgaagaagaggagACAGTGGCATGATCAAGAAAAGGAAAACCG ACTGGCATCTACAGACAAGAGAGTGGCGTCTCCCTCCAACACACCACCTGCAGGCACCACCTCGCCATCCCCCACACCTCCGGCGACTCCAGCTCGCCGTGGTGATTTCACACGAGTGGAGTATGCACGAAGACAACAACTTCGAATTATGGAAGACCTGGACAAAGTCATCAGACAGAAATCAGCCAATCAAGGCCGATCATCCCTTAAAAAAACTCGCTCACGGCCTCGCAGCATGACCAGGGAGGAAACGAAGCTGTCTCTGAGTCCAGCCAAGGGAGCATCTG GCTCTAAGCTGACAAAAGTGTACTCTCACTCCTCACTAAACCTTGCAGCCACCGATGAATCAAGAAACAATGATGGTGCCTCCACAAAGAAAACGCAGAG CAGCGGTCTTGACTCACCGAGCAGACTGGCAAATCAGAACGGAGACAATGACTGGGAGTCTGGTTCCAATGGTACCTCGCCTGCTCCAGAATACACAG gtccAAAGCTCTTCAAAGAACCAAGCTTCAAGTCCAACAAATTCATCATTCACAACGCTCTGTCTCGCTGCTGCCTTGCTGGGAAGGTCAACGAAACTCAAAAAAACAAGATAGTTGAG gAGATGGAGAAAAGTCCTGCCAACCATTTCCTCATTCTCTTCCGTGATTCCAGCTGTCAGTTCAGAGGTGTTTACACCATGAATCCTGACTCTCAGGAGCTCATACGACTGGCCGGTGTGGGACCACGGACTGTTAGCTCCACCCAGGTGGAAACCATCTATAAATACAGTTCAGACAGGAAGCAGTTTAGTGCCATCCCCTCAAAAACCATGGGCATGAGCGTAGATGCCTTCACCATCCCCAGTCACCTCTggcaaggaggaggaggaggagcaggaggagggagCAGGAGAGCAAGCATCACAAAAAAGGTGGCCATTTCCAAGTGA